One Acutalibacter muris DNA window includes the following coding sequences:
- the metG gene encoding methionine--tRNA ligase gives MESKGAYYITTAIAYTSGKPHIGNVADPVLADCIARFKRMQGYDVYFQTGTDEHGKKNEQKAKAANLSPKEFVDGTSALVKEQFDLMNLSYDHFIRTTDDYHVKEVQKIFKKFYDQGDIYKSSYEGLYCDECESFLTESQLIDGKCPDCGREPRKEQEEAYFFKMSNYTQRLIDHINSHPDFIQPVSRRNEMMNNFLLPGLQDLCVTRTSIKWGIPVDFDPKHVIYVWLDALTNYITGLGYHCGGESGELFKKYWPAGLHVIGKDITRFHTIYWPIFLMALDLPLPKQVFGHPWVLMDGSKMSKSAGNVMYADDLVDIFDADAVRYYILKELPFENDGNITWDLINERTNSDLANILGNLVNRTVSMINKYFGGKVEDCKIAAPEDEDLHACVSACRDKVADKMERLRTADALTEIFALFKRCNKYIDETTPWILAKDPQKGPRLSTVLYNLVDSIATGATLLFPFMPETSVAILRQLGTVPLPWELLDKTNNYPANGGKVTDTPSILFERQEMEDIIKRMEEKYANSEPAPAEDDMQKKAELHKELQGIAKIGIEDFAAVDLRVAKIIDCQPVKRAKKLLKLSLDDGTGVVRTVASGIAPWYKPEDLTGRHIIVVSNLKPATLCGVESQGMILAADSGENEVKVIFADNIPAGSKVR, from the coding sequence ATGGAATCAAAAGGCGCTTACTATATCACCACAGCTATAGCCTATACCTCAGGCAAGCCACATATCGGCAACGTGGCCGACCCTGTTTTAGCCGACTGCATCGCCCGCTTCAAGCGTATGCAGGGCTATGACGTGTACTTCCAGACCGGCACCGACGAGCACGGCAAAAAGAACGAGCAAAAGGCCAAGGCCGCGAATCTCTCCCCCAAGGAGTTCGTGGACGGCACCTCCGCTCTGGTAAAAGAGCAGTTCGACCTGATGAACCTCAGCTACGACCACTTTATCCGCACCACCGACGACTACCACGTAAAAGAGGTTCAGAAGATATTCAAAAAGTTCTACGACCAGGGGGACATCTACAAGAGCTCCTATGAGGGCCTCTATTGTGACGAGTGCGAGTCCTTCCTCACCGAGAGCCAGCTCATAGACGGCAAGTGCCCCGACTGCGGCCGGGAGCCCCGAAAGGAGCAGGAGGAGGCCTACTTCTTCAAGATGAGCAACTACACCCAGCGGCTCATCGACCATATAAATTCCCACCCCGACTTTATCCAGCCGGTCTCCCGCCGCAACGAGATGATGAACAACTTCCTGCTGCCCGGGCTCCAGGACCTGTGCGTGACCCGCACCTCCATAAAGTGGGGCATCCCTGTGGACTTCGACCCCAAGCACGTCATCTACGTCTGGCTGGATGCGCTGACCAACTATATCACCGGCCTTGGCTACCACTGCGGCGGCGAGAGCGGCGAGCTCTTTAAAAAATACTGGCCCGCCGGCCTGCACGTTATCGGCAAGGACATCACCCGCTTCCACACCATCTACTGGCCCATCTTCCTGATGGCTCTGGACCTGCCTTTGCCAAAACAGGTTTTCGGCCACCCCTGGGTCCTGATGGACGGCAGCAAGATGAGCAAATCCGCCGGCAACGTGATGTACGCCGACGACCTGGTGGATATCTTCGACGCCGACGCGGTGCGTTACTATATCCTAAAGGAGCTGCCCTTTGAGAACGACGGCAACATCACCTGGGACCTGATAAACGAGCGCACCAACAGCGACCTTGCCAATATCCTGGGCAATCTTGTGAACCGCACGGTGTCCATGATAAACAAATACTTCGGCGGCAAGGTGGAGGACTGCAAAATAGCCGCCCCCGAGGACGAGGACCTACACGCCTGCGTCTCGGCCTGCCGGGACAAGGTAGCCGATAAGATGGAGCGCCTGCGCACCGCCGACGCCCTCACAGAGATATTTGCCCTTTTCAAGCGCTGCAACAAGTATATCGACGAGACTACCCCCTGGATACTGGCAAAGGACCCCCAAAAGGGCCCGCGCCTGTCCACGGTGCTCTATAACCTTGTGGACTCCATCGCCACCGGCGCGACCTTACTGTTCCCCTTTATGCCCGAGACCTCGGTCGCTATCCTGCGGCAGCTGGGCACCGTCCCTCTGCCCTGGGAGCTTCTCGATAAGACCAACAACTACCCGGCAAACGGCGGTAAGGTCACCGATACCCCCTCTATCCTTTTCGAGCGTCAGGAGATGGAGGACATCATAAAGCGCATGGAGGAGAAGTACGCCAACAGCGAGCCCGCCCCCGCCGAAGACGATATGCAGAAAAAGGCAGAGCTCCACAAGGAGCTCCAGGGCATAGCGAAGATAGGCATAGAGGATTTTGCCGCCGTGGACCTGCGAGTGGCGAAGATAATCGACTGCCAGCCCGTAAAGCGCGCTAAAAAGCTCTTGAAGCTCAGCCTGGACGACGGCACCGGCGTGGTGCGCACGGTGGCCTCGGGCATCGCCCCCTGGTATAAGCCCGAAGACCTCACCGGCCGTCATATTATAGTCGTCTCCAACCTGAAGCCCGCCACCCTCTGCGGCGTGGAGAGCCAGGGCATGATACTGGCCGCCGATTCAGGAGAAAATGAAGTAAAAGTGATATTCGCCGACAATATCCCTGCCGGCAGCAAGGTCCGCTGA
- a CDS encoding DUF3267 domain-containing protein produces MRLHYKGVYNLEPDSLPQRPHRPGAVPFKEAKDTRTLSIIGNVLGAVIIALLLVSAIFRGKSTFDTFQMILGCVLPMAVLLPHELLHAACFRKDVYLYTNLRQGMLFVVGPEDMSKARFLLMSLLPNIVFGLIPYAIGMALPNMALSAFGAICTGMGAADYYNVFNTLTQVPNGAKIYASGFNSYWYLPK; encoded by the coding sequence ATGCGCCTTCACTATAAGGGAGTCTATAATCTGGAGCCTGATTCTCTACCCCAAAGGCCCCACCGCCCGGGGGCCGTCCCCTTCAAAGAGGCTAAAGACACCAGGACCCTCTCCATAATCGGCAACGTCCTGGGCGCCGTCATAATTGCCCTCCTGCTGGTCTCCGCCATTTTCCGCGGCAAAAGCACCTTTGACACATTTCAAATGATACTGGGCTGTGTCCTGCCCATGGCAGTTCTTCTTCCACACGAGCTGCTGCACGCGGCCTGTTTCCGCAAGGACGTGTACCTCTACACCAACCTCAGGCAGGGTATGCTCTTTGTCGTTGGCCCCGAGGATATGTCGAAAGCTCGCTTCCTCCTCATGTCCCTTCTGCCCAATATCGTATTCGGCCTTATCCCCTACGCCATAGGCATGGCCCTGCCGAACATGGCTCTCTCCGCGTTCGGGGCCATATGCACCGGCATGGGCGCCGCCGATTACTACAACGTCTTCAACACCCTCACCCAGGTGCCAAACGGCGCAAAAATATACGCCAGCGGCTTCAATTCATATTGGTACCTGCCAAAATAG
- a CDS encoding TM2 domain-containing protein, with translation MNDMENKDLTTQQPETPAEPTAEAAPPVEPPAPAPEPQPIPEPQPIPEPQPIPEPQPVPEPQPIPEPQPIPEPQPIPEPQPTPESQPVPEPAWEKPTPQLTLDPDPEIPAIKFTSEQTSVQESPFSQEPPHAPEPPAPPQAADPQPTVQNQYVYNFNAPDQGQTQSQGQQYSQPYAGYQPPNYTAGAYRPQPQQQPMYTTPPIGYQQKSRLAAGLLALIFGCLGIHNFYMGFNGRGTVQLLLALLGGVLTCGVGTVAAAIWGFIEGVMLLSSTGPRFDGNSVIMKD, from the coding sequence ATGAATGATATGGAAAACAAGGACCTGACCACCCAGCAGCCTGAAACCCCCGCCGAACCTACAGCGGAAGCCGCCCCGCCCGTGGAGCCCCCTGCTCCCGCGCCGGAGCCCCAACCAATCCCTGAGCCCCAGCCAATCCCGGAGCCCCAGCCAATCCCGGAGCCCCAACCGGTCCCGGAACCCCAGCCAATCCCGGAACCCCAGCCAATCCCGGAGCCCCAACCAATCCCGGAGCCCCAGCCGACCCCAGAGTCCCAACCGGTCCCGGAACCCGCCTGGGAAAAGCCCACACCCCAGCTGACCCTGGACCCGGACCCCGAGATACCGGCTATCAAATTTACCTCCGAGCAGACCTCCGTTCAGGAGTCTCCCTTCTCTCAGGAGCCGCCCCACGCCCCGGAGCCGCCCGCGCCGCCCCAGGCGGCGGACCCGCAGCCCACGGTGCAGAACCAGTACGTCTATAACTTCAACGCCCCGGACCAGGGCCAGACCCAAAGCCAGGGCCAGCAGTATTCCCAGCCCTACGCCGGCTATCAGCCCCCCAACTACACCGCCGGGGCCTACCGGCCCCAGCCCCAGCAGCAGCCCATGTACACCACCCCGCCCATAGGCTACCAGCAGAAGAGCCGCCTGGCGGCCGGTCTTCTGGCCCTGATATTCGGGTGCCTCGGCATACACAACTTCTATATGGGCTTTAACGGCCGTGGCACCGTCCAACTGCTGCTTGCCCTTTTGGGCGGCGTGCTCACCTGCGGCGTAGGCACCGTTGCGGCGGCAATCTGGGGCTTCATCGAGGGCGTGATGCTCCTGTCCTCCACCGGCCCCCGCTTCGACGGCAACAGTGTCATCATGAAGGACTGA
- a CDS encoding TM2 domain-containing protein has translation MADYNNGGYQPQGQQPMYNPPRYQPQAGIDPPPGYSQKSRVAAGVFGILLGAYGIHSFYLGNTSRGLMQLLISFLTCGFGAIAMQIWGIVDGIKLLDGRINTDANGVFLKD, from the coding sequence ATGGCAGATTATAATAACGGCGGCTACCAGCCCCAGGGCCAGCAGCCCATGTACAATCCCCCCCGGTACCAGCCCCAGGCCGGCATCGACCCCCCTCCCGGCTACTCCCAGAAAAGCCGCGTGGCGGCGGGCGTCTTCGGCATACTCCTGGGAGCCTACGGCATACACAGCTTCTACCTGGGCAACACCTCCCGGGGGCTAATGCAGCTGCTCATATCCTTTTTGACCTGCGGCTTTGGGGCCATCGCCATGCAGATATGGGGCATAGTGGACGGCATCAAGCTGCTGGACGGGCGCATAAACACCGACGCCAACGGCGTATTCCTGAAAGATTAA
- a CDS encoding serine/threonine protein phosphatase, whose protein sequence is MLGFRRREERSAAVSVQTRPAGGPAPLPAGAGERELYRVLRQSVPIIDAAIYKLRRLIGDFKVNCPDPGAQERLQRFLDGIQVNAGGTGINEFLGIYLEELITYGNAVGEMVLSGGQIGALYNAGLRDLELAEDGALGVKVSVLEPGGKRECGCKELLLISALNPEAGSLWGVSLLRGLPFVSTVLLQIYQTLGTNWERMGNVRFAVTCKPDGAPGSAAERARQMAGEWRNAMASREPRDFVAVGDVSIKAIGPDNQLMESEVPVRQMLEQIVAKLGLPPFLLGLSWSSTERMSSQQADVLTSELEAYRRVLTPVVLKVCRTWLMLEGLSRECEVVWEEITMQDEVDHANARYYTARARKLERELELSEQEGDAL, encoded by the coding sequence TTGCTGGGCTTTCGCAGGAGAGAGGAACGGTCCGCCGCGGTCAGCGTGCAGACAAGGCCCGCGGGAGGACCGGCCCCGCTGCCCGCAGGGGCGGGGGAGAGGGAGCTCTATAGGGTCCTTAGACAGTCGGTGCCAATTATCGACGCGGCCATCTATAAGCTGCGCAGACTGATAGGGGATTTCAAAGTGAACTGTCCGGACCCCGGGGCGCAGGAGAGATTGCAGAGGTTTCTGGACGGAATCCAGGTGAACGCCGGGGGCACGGGCATAAACGAGTTCCTGGGGATATACCTGGAGGAGCTCATCACCTATGGCAACGCCGTGGGAGAGATGGTCCTGTCCGGCGGGCAGATAGGAGCCCTTTATAACGCCGGGCTTAGGGACTTGGAGCTGGCGGAGGACGGAGCCCTGGGGGTGAAGGTATCGGTGCTGGAGCCGGGAGGGAAGCGGGAGTGCGGCTGTAAGGAGCTGCTGCTTATTTCCGCCCTGAACCCGGAGGCCGGGTCGCTTTGGGGAGTGTCGCTGCTTAGGGGGCTGCCCTTTGTGAGCACGGTGCTCTTACAGATTTACCAGACCCTGGGCACCAACTGGGAGCGAATGGGGAACGTAAGATTTGCGGTGACCTGCAAGCCCGACGGCGCGCCGGGGAGCGCGGCGGAGCGGGCGAGGCAGATGGCGGGGGAATGGAGGAACGCCATGGCCAGCCGGGAGCCCAGGGACTTTGTGGCGGTGGGCGACGTGTCCATAAAGGCCATAGGGCCCGACAACCAGCTGATGGAGAGCGAGGTGCCCGTGCGGCAGATGCTGGAGCAGATAGTGGCGAAGCTGGGGCTGCCGCCGTTTCTCTTGGGGCTGAGCTGGTCCTCTACAGAGAGGATGTCCAGCCAGCAGGCGGACGTGCTCACCAGCGAACTGGAGGCCTATCGCAGGGTGCTGACCCCGGTGGTGCTGAAGGTTTGCAGGACGTGGCTTATGCTGGAGGGGCTGTCGCGGGAATGTGAGGTGGTCTGGGAGGAGATAACCATGCAGGACGAGGTGGACCACGCCAACGCCAGATATTATACCGCCAGGGCCAGGAAGCTTGAGAGGGAGCTTGAATTGAGTGAACAGGAGGGAGACGCTTTATGA
- a CDS encoding phage major capsid protein, producing MAYYENVSLEKGMYSVPGKSFSQVLEELDSSENYRGTPMEGLDAYQRQLKRFAIKVSGPESGTVESFFMSSQSAALFPEYVARAVKQGMDSANRVTDLVATVTKIDALDYRSITAEPETEGDDGSLTVVAEGAALPTTKIHTSASLVKLQKHGRMLVSTYEALRFQKLDLLTVTLRQIGAYIAGAQVKDAVDVLMNGEDGKSGLTFKKGTPNYADFVGLWAAMAPYELNTVAAGTGAMQKLLQVAEFKDAQAGMNFQGTGRLCTPLGAKLVHVPGMAADKIVVLDKGCALEMVQSGDVTMDCDKLIDRQLERAGISVISGFARIFKEAAAGLDCGTGEG from the coding sequence ATGGCTTATTATGAGAACGTTAGTTTGGAGAAGGGTATGTATTCCGTGCCGGGCAAGAGCTTCAGCCAGGTACTGGAGGAGCTGGACAGCTCTGAAAATTACCGGGGCACGCCAATGGAGGGCCTGGACGCGTATCAGCGGCAGCTGAAGCGCTTTGCAATAAAGGTGAGCGGCCCGGAGTCCGGGACTGTTGAGAGCTTCTTTATGAGCAGCCAGAGTGCGGCACTGTTCCCGGAATATGTGGCCCGGGCCGTTAAGCAGGGCATGGACAGTGCCAACCGCGTCACGGACTTAGTGGCGACCGTGACGAAGATAGACGCCCTGGACTACCGCAGCATCACCGCCGAGCCCGAGACCGAGGGGGACGACGGGAGCCTGACCGTGGTGGCCGAGGGTGCGGCCCTGCCCACAACGAAGATACATACCAGCGCGAGCCTTGTGAAGCTTCAGAAGCACGGGCGTATGCTGGTGAGCACCTATGAGGCCCTGCGCTTCCAGAAGCTGGACCTGCTGACGGTGACCCTGCGGCAGATAGGGGCATATATCGCCGGGGCCCAGGTGAAGGACGCGGTGGACGTGCTTATGAACGGAGAGGACGGCAAGTCCGGGCTGACCTTTAAAAAGGGCACGCCCAATTACGCGGACTTTGTGGGGCTTTGGGCCGCCATGGCTCCCTATGAGCTGAACACCGTGGCGGCCGGGACCGGGGCTATGCAGAAGCTTTTGCAGGTGGCGGAGTTTAAGGACGCCCAGGCGGGCATGAACTTCCAGGGCACCGGCAGGCTCTGCACGCCGCTGGGGGCGAAGCTTGTGCACGTGCCGGGGATGGCGGCGGACAAGATAGTGGTGCTGGATAAGGGCTGCGCCCTGGAGATGGTACAGTCCGGGGACGTCACCATGGACTGCGACAAGCTGATAGACAGGCAGCTGGAGAGGGCCGGGATAAGCGTTATCAGCGGCTTTGCCAGGATATTCAAGGAGGCGGCCGCGGGCCTTGACTGCGGGACCGGCGAGGGCTAA
- a CDS encoding LysM peptidoglycan-binding domain-containing protein, which translates to MNLMAMSFKGRCWRVNPTALKVEYAENIRETLLPFVGSRLTDLGQKKRRASGEGYFVGGDCMEQWRRLEGLFREGGPGSLLLPGMEPMRAVLSELRLLGEEGAGLVKYSFVFTETWAGESYRGQGVHRAAQGESLWDYAGRYGWGMEELRAANTHIRDIACLEQGEEVYAP; encoded by the coding sequence ATGAACCTGATGGCTATGAGCTTTAAGGGGAGGTGCTGGCGGGTGAACCCCACAGCCCTGAAGGTGGAGTATGCGGAGAACATAAGGGAGACGCTGCTGCCCTTTGTGGGCAGCAGGCTGACGGACCTGGGCCAAAAGAAGCGCAGGGCCTCAGGCGAGGGGTATTTTGTGGGCGGCGACTGCATGGAGCAGTGGCGGCGGCTGGAGGGGCTTTTTAGGGAGGGCGGCCCGGGGAGCTTATTGCTGCCGGGAATGGAGCCCATGAGGGCGGTGCTCTCTGAGCTGCGGCTGCTGGGAGAGGAGGGGGCGGGGCTGGTGAAGTACAGCTTCGTGTTTACCGAGACCTGGGCCGGGGAGAGCTATCGTGGCCAGGGGGTACACCGGGCCGCTCAGGGGGAGAGCCTTTGGGACTATGCCGGACGGTACGGTTGGGGCATGGAGGAGCTTAGGGCGGCCAACACCCATATCAGGGATATTGCCTGCCTTGAGCAAGGAGAGGAGGTGTACGCGCCGTGA
- a CDS encoding baseplate J/gp47 family protein: MESYKEILERMRAKYIEESGNKPEDVSDIGIRLRVMAGEVYRLQARMDWLWKQAFPETADGAQLDLHGAQRGLVRGGREKAEGVLEFSRYVPISFDLMIPKGTVCASSGEEAVEYETTEEAVLAAGSVTVSVPARAVTAGSAGNAAAGYINTLVSEVTGINYVTNTKAFSGGTDPEGDEDYRARILAGIGRLEGFGSAGYYEGIALEQAGVRSAQAGISADSSGVTVYVWGDGAAVPEEAIGELQERLDSSRPLGVAVTVQQAATKKVVVGAQLQMREGADFAAASAALPNVIKAWLNQRSVGESVYMAKIQRLIMDTDPGVARVGFISSCKDHEGALGVVPIAGIVSLKEVV, from the coding sequence TTGGAGAGTTATAAGGAGATTTTGGAGCGCATGAGGGCCAAATATATTGAGGAGAGCGGCAATAAGCCCGAGGACGTGTCGGATATAGGCATACGTCTTAGAGTGATGGCCGGGGAGGTGTACAGGTTGCAGGCGCGGATGGACTGGCTCTGGAAACAGGCCTTCCCGGAAACCGCCGACGGGGCGCAGCTGGACCTGCACGGGGCGCAGAGGGGTCTTGTCCGGGGCGGGAGGGAGAAGGCGGAGGGGGTGCTGGAATTTTCGCGGTACGTGCCCATAAGCTTCGATTTGATGATACCCAAGGGGACGGTGTGCGCCTCCTCCGGGGAGGAGGCGGTGGAGTATGAGACCACGGAGGAGGCTGTGCTGGCGGCGGGGTCGGTGACGGTTTCGGTACCGGCCAGGGCTGTCACGGCGGGCAGCGCGGGGAACGCGGCGGCGGGATATATAAATACCCTTGTGTCTGAGGTCACGGGCATAAACTACGTGACAAATACCAAGGCCTTTTCAGGCGGCACGGACCCGGAGGGGGACGAGGACTATAGAGCCCGAATACTGGCGGGGATAGGCAGGCTGGAGGGCTTTGGCAGCGCGGGATATTATGAGGGCATAGCCCTTGAGCAGGCCGGGGTCAGGTCGGCCCAGGCGGGGATATCCGCAGACAGCTCGGGGGTGACGGTGTATGTCTGGGGCGACGGTGCGGCGGTCCCGGAGGAGGCCATAGGTGAATTGCAGGAGAGGCTTGACAGCAGCCGTCCTCTGGGCGTGGCGGTGACGGTACAACAGGCCGCGACCAAAAAGGTGGTCGTGGGCGCGCAGCTTCAGATGCGGGAGGGGGCGGACTTTGCCGCCGCTTCTGCGGCCTTGCCCAATGTTATAAAGGCGTGGCTGAACCAAAGGTCGGTGGGGGAGAGCGTCTATATGGCGAAGATACAGCGCCTTATTATGGACACGGACCCCGGCGTGGCCCGGGTAGGGTTCATCAGCTCCTGCAAGGACCATGAGGGCGCGCTGGGCGTTGTGCCCATCGCAGGGATAGTCTCCCTCAAGGAGGTAGTGTGA
- a CDS encoding D-alanyl-D-alanine carboxypeptidase family protein, giving the protein MKKTVAFMLALLLAALYLPGFAARGEGVEVSAPAAVLMEAGTGRVLFEKNAHEVRPCASITKVMTLCLTFDALESGQLSLSDQLSASAHAASMGGSDIWLKEGELMSVDDLIKATVIMSANDAAVVLAENVAGSEEAFVARMNERAGELGMEETVFKNCNGLDEEGHVTSAYDVALMSRELIRHEKITDYTLTWIDYVRDGATQLVNTNKLIRSYKGITGLKTGTTSQAGSCITATAERNGLRLIAVVLGAGSTDDRFKDAAALLDYGFGGWSVTVPESPQLPDVPVKGGMEETVGAVAGESPEILMESAAMGEIEESVSINPDIKAPVKKGDVIGRITYSAGGETVAQVDITAAGDVEKISFSSAFTYLLHSFLGL; this is encoded by the coding sequence ATGAAAAAGACCGTCGCTTTTATGCTGGCGCTGCTGCTGGCTGCGCTGTACCTGCCGGGGTTTGCCGCCCGGGGAGAGGGCGTGGAGGTGTCCGCTCCCGCCGCCGTGCTCATGGAGGCCGGGACCGGGCGGGTGCTCTTTGAAAAGAACGCCCACGAGGTGCGGCCCTGCGCGTCCATCACGAAGGTCATGACCCTGTGCCTGACCTTTGACGCGCTGGAGAGCGGGCAGCTCTCTCTCTCTGACCAGCTGTCGGCTTCGGCCCACGCGGCCTCCATGGGGGGCTCGGACATCTGGCTTAAAGAGGGGGAGCTCATGAGCGTGGACGACCTGATAAAGGCCACGGTGATAATGAGCGCCAACGACGCGGCCGTGGTGCTGGCGGAGAACGTGGCCGGGAGCGAGGAGGCCTTTGTGGCCCGCATGAACGAGAGGGCCGGGGAGCTGGGCATGGAGGAGACTGTCTTTAAGAACTGCAACGGCCTGGACGAGGAGGGGCACGTGACCAGCGCCTATGACGTGGCCCTTATGAGCCGGGAGCTTATTAGGCACGAGAAGATAACGGACTATACCCTCACCTGGATAGACTACGTGCGGGACGGGGCCACCCAGCTGGTGAACACCAATAAGCTCATAAGGAGCTATAAGGGCATAACCGGGCTAAAGACCGGGACCACCTCACAGGCGGGGAGCTGTATCACCGCCACGGCGGAGAGGAACGGTCTGCGGCTTATAGCGGTCGTTCTGGGGGCGGGGAGCACCGACGACAGGTTCAAGGACGCGGCGGCCCTTCTGGACTATGGCTTTGGGGGCTGGTCGGTGACGGTGCCGGAGAGCCCGCAGCTGCCGGACGTGCCGGTGAAGGGGGGCATGGAGGAAACCGTGGGGGCAGTGGCCGGGGAGAGCCCGGAGATACTCATGGAGTCGGCGGCTATGGGGGAGATAGAGGAGAGCGTATCCATAAACCCAGATATAAAGGCCCCGGTGAAGAAGGGGGACGTTATCGGCAGGATAACCTACTCCGCCGGGGGCGAGACGGTGGCCCAGGTGGATATTACCGCCGCCGGGGACGTGGAAAAGATAAGCTTTTCCTCGGCGTTCACCTATCTTCTTCACAGCTTTCTGGGGCTTTAA
- a CDS encoding glucose-6-phosphate isomerase has translation MPLKLDDRYLKGFISQHEYEGIAPAVKCAAGQLMSQKGQGSDFLGWVTLPEDYDKEEFARIKAAAERVKKNSQVFIVIGIGGSYLGARAAIEFLKSDKYNDLPKDTPDIYFTGNSISSTALQELVTICEGRDVSINMISKSGTTTEPAIAFRVFRELLEKKYGKEGARQRIFCTTDKAKGTLKQLADKEGFETFVVPDNVGGRFSVLTAVGLLPIAVAGCDIDALMNGARRAMKAYTSTELDENDCYKYAAIRNILYNKGKSVEVMVSYEPCYAMMNEWWKQLYGESEGKDQKGLFPASVVFSTDLHSLGQYIQDGRRQLFETVVLIDQPKHQVTLGKDPEDVDGLNYLEGRSMAFINEKAFEGTALAHNDGGVPNVVIHASDFSEDTLGQIIYFFEKACAISGYMLGVNPFNQPGVESYKKNMFALLGKPGYEDQKAALEERIKG, from the coding sequence ATGCCGCTAAAACTGGACGACAGGTATTTAAAAGGCTTTATTTCACAACACGAGTATGAGGGTATAGCCCCCGCTGTCAAGTGCGCCGCCGGGCAGCTTATGTCCCAGAAGGGCCAGGGCAGCGACTTCCTTGGCTGGGTCACCCTGCCGGAGGACTATGATAAGGAGGAGTTCGCGCGGATAAAGGCCGCGGCCGAGCGCGTGAAGAAGAACTCCCAGGTATTTATTGTCATTGGCATCGGCGGCTCCTATCTCGGGGCCAGGGCCGCTATCGAGTTTTTGAAGTCGGATAAGTATAACGACCTGCCGAAGGACACCCCGGACATCTATTTTACCGGGAACTCCATCAGCTCCACGGCCTTGCAGGAGTTGGTGACTATCTGCGAGGGCAGGGACGTTTCCATCAACATGATCTCAAAGTCCGGCACCACCACGGAGCCCGCCATAGCTTTCCGGGTGTTCAGGGAGCTGCTGGAGAAGAAGTACGGCAAGGAGGGCGCGAGGCAGCGCATCTTCTGCACCACCGACAAGGCGAAGGGCACCTTAAAGCAGCTGGCCGACAAGGAGGGCTTTGAGACCTTCGTGGTGCCCGACAACGTGGGCGGGCGTTTCTCGGTGCTGACGGCGGTGGGTCTGCTGCCCATAGCCGTGGCCGGGTGCGACATTGACGCCCTTATGAACGGGGCCAGAAGGGCCATGAAGGCCTATACCAGCACGGAGCTGGACGAGAATGACTGCTATAAGTACGCGGCCATACGGAATATCCTCTACAATAAGGGCAAGTCCGTGGAGGTCATGGTGAGCTATGAGCCCTGCTATGCCATGATGAACGAGTGGTGGAAGCAGCTTTACGGCGAGAGCGAGGGCAAGGACCAGAAGGGCCTGTTCCCGGCCTCTGTGGTGTTCTCCACCGACCTGCACTCCCTGGGCCAGTATATCCAGGACGGCCGGCGGCAGCTCTTTGAGACGGTGGTGCTCATAGACCAGCCGAAGCACCAGGTGACTCTTGGAAAGGACCCCGAGGATGTGGACGGACTTAACTACCTTGAGGGACGCAGCATGGCCTTTATAAATGAAAAGGCCTTTGAGGGCACGGCGCTTGCCCATAACGACGGCGGGGTGCCCAACGTGGTGATACACGCCAGCGACTTCTCCGAGGATACCCTTGGACAGATAATATATTTCTTTGAGAAGGCCTGCGCCATCTCCGGCTATATGCTGGGCGTGAACCCCTTTAACCAGCCTGGTGTGGAGAGCTATAAGAAGAATATGTTTGCCCTTTTGGGCAAGCCCGGGTACGAGGACCAGAAGGCAGCGCTGGAGGAGCGCATAAAGGGCTGA
- a CDS encoding YceD family protein produces the protein MEIDLRKLFQGEDGFDRNSNGVIERQYELDLSGVELGGAKPFCAPVRVRARLRGFAGSVELFARVEYTMSMPCDRCAEPVTREYTKEFSHTLVRESREDTGEFITVPDERLDLDALVLEDLLMDMPGQYLCREDCKGLCPSCGKNWNEGPCKCGAPQVDPRLEVLRQLL, from the coding sequence ATGGAAATTGATCTTAGGAAGCTTTTTCAGGGGGAGGACGGTTTTGACCGTAACTCCAACGGCGTAATCGAGCGTCAGTATGAGCTGGACCTTTCCGGGGTGGAATTGGGCGGTGCCAAGCCGTTTTGTGCGCCCGTAAGGGTCAGGGCCAGGCTGAGGGGCTTTGCGGGGTCGGTTGAGCTTTTTGCCCGGGTGGAGTATACAATGAGTATGCCCTGCGACCGGTGTGCGGAGCCTGTGACGCGCGAATATACCAAGGAGTTCTCCCACACCTTAGTCAGGGAGAGCCGTGAGGACACGGGGGAGTTTATCACTGTGCCCGACGAGCGGCTGGACCTTGATGCGCTGGTGCTGGAGGACCTGCTGATGGACATGCCCGGACAGTACCTTTGCAGGGAGGACTGCAAGGGGCTCTGTCCCAGCTGCGGCAAAAACTGGAACGAAGGCCCCTGTAAGTGCGGGGCGCCCCAGGTGGACCCAAGGCTGGAGGTCCTAAGGCAGCTATTGTAA